The Caldicellulosiruptor obsidiansis OB47 genome segment ATCTAAATAAAATGGAGGTGGAGAAAATATGAAAAAGAATTTAGAAAGGTTTCTTGCTTTGTTGGTAAGTTTTGCATTTGTCTTTTCATTAGTTTTAAACATTCTACCTCAACAGGCAAGAGCAGCAGATACCATAAAGATTGTAGGTAACTGGCCAGATGCAGGTAATTGGAATTTTGATGCATCCACAATTGTTCTGAATGAGACATCAACTCCGGGACTTTATTATGGAGAATATACATTCCTAAATGCAGGAAATTATGAATTTAAGGTTGCAGAGAACGGTGTAAATTGGTTTGCAACAGCAACGACTGTAGGATACAGTGGTGAAAATATAAAATATACAGCTCAAGTTAACGATGTGATAAAATTTTGGTATTTTAAAAATTCTCATCTACTTTTGTTAAGTCCAGATTTTCCAAATGGACCTTCTGACATAGGTGTAACTCATAGTCTAAAAATGTTTGGAGTTAATGATGATTGGAATGATGCCAATGATAACTACATTTTGCAATCGGTAAACGGTGCAACTTATACCTATGTTTTTGATGCAACAAATCAAGATTTGTCATTACCATGGGGTTTCAAAGTTGCTTTTAACAAAATGAATGGAAATTGGTGGAAATGGTCAGCTACAGGTGACAATGGCAAGATTACATTTAGAGACAATGGTGGCGATAATATTAATATAAGTGAACTAAAAGACAACGGTAACCTTTTAAAAACTAAGTACTATGTTGACCTAATAAACGGTTGGCTCTTTACAGAGAAAGACTTGACAAATATTCAACCACGTGACTTTGCAAATAACAGCTCTGTAATAGGTGGAAGTTCCATTCATCTTGCATGGGATCCATATACACCAAATGCAAATCCACTTTCAGCCAAGCTTTACTATAAAATAGTTGATGTGAGCAACAACAGTGAATTGGTTAGCCTCACTGATTACAGCACAAGCAACAGGATAGATATCCCAAGAGAGTGGATAGGGAAGACAATTAAAATTGTTGCAAATACACAAATAGGCGAAATAACAGGACCTAATGTTGAATTTACTTTGAATGTAGTGGATTTACCACAAGATCAAATAGTTGCAGCAGCAAATTATATCACTTATAACTGCATCGATGAAACCTTTTTAAAATTGGCAGAAGGTGATAGTTTCCAGAGTATAACTTCAAATTTCTCAGTTGTTACATCATACGTTTATGAGGTTGCGTATGAAGGAAATAACTATCCTTTGACATTTGCAATTGATTGGGAAAGCAACAATTCGGATATATTAGCAATTAATGGAACTACGGTCACAGTTACAAGGCCCACACTGGGTGATCTTCAGGTTGATTTGAAGGCAAAAGCGAGATTTGGTTCTGTTGTGGCAGATGGGCAAAAAACCTTCACTCTTACGGTAAAGAAATTTTTATTAGGAGTAGACGGTGGTGTACCTGTAACATTCAATGTGACCGTACCTGATTACACTCCGGCTGGAGATAACCTATACATTGCAGGAGATTTCAAAACAAATAAACTACCGTACTGGGACCCGGCAGGAATTAAGCTTATGAAAACTGGGGATAAAACCTATAGTATCACATTATATCTTCCACAAGGAGCTGTGATTGAGTATAAATATACACGAGGAAATTGGTCGAAAGTTGAAAAGAATGCTTACGGCCAAGAAATTCCGAACAGGGTGCTAATTGTCACAGGACCAAGTATGACAAAGAGTGATGTAATTGAAGCATTTGCTGACCTTGGACCGACAAAGCAAGGAGGGCTTCCGTCAATTAATTTAGTTATTAATCTTCCCCAACAGACTGTAATTGATACAGGTGATGGTGGAAAAGTAATAAAAGCGGAAGGCGGTGCTATTTCAGTTGCAAATAGTAAGAATGCTGTTTTGATAGACAGTCGTAGTGTATTAAATGCTATTATAAAAGGTGAAAATTATTCTATAGCCGTGAAAAGTTCTCAACAAGTTTATCCAGTAGTAAATATTGAAAGAGAAGCGGTGGAAACTTTAAAAGAAAAGGGAGTAAAAAGGATAGAGATAAAATATCCTGACACATCAGTTTTTGTTGATATATATAAGTCAGTGACGAGTGACATTCAAGTTCAAGCATTTCAGTCTTCCAAAGAAGAAAATAAAACAGCTGAATCACTGCTCTTAAAAAATGTTGATGATTATACAACTGTAAAAGTCATAGGTATGAAAGAGTTTAAAATAATAAGAGGAGAAGAGCTTGATACTTCGTCAAATACTATCTATGTATTTAAGTTCAATTCTCCTGTGGAAGAAGGAGTTGTACCATGCATAATAAATAATGATAATATAACACCAGTGAAAGATTATTACACAGAAGATAGCTACTTAGTTGTTAAAGCTAAAGGTAGTCAAAAAATCGCTTTTGCAAAGGTAGAGAAAAAATTTGATGATAGTGACTCGCTCAGCCACGAGGT includes the following:
- a CDS encoding S-layer homology domain-containing protein, whose protein sequence is MKKNLERFLALLVSFAFVFSLVLNILPQQARAADTIKIVGNWPDAGNWNFDASTIVLNETSTPGLYYGEYTFLNAGNYEFKVAENGVNWFATATTVGYSGENIKYTAQVNDVIKFWYFKNSHLLLLSPDFPNGPSDIGVTHSLKMFGVNDDWNDANDNYILQSVNGATYTYVFDATNQDLSLPWGFKVAFNKMNGNWWKWSATGDNGKITFRDNGGDNINISELKDNGNLLKTKYYVDLINGWLFTEKDLTNIQPRDFANNSSVIGGSSIHLAWDPYTPNANPLSAKLYYKIVDVSNNSELVSLTDYSTSNRIDIPREWIGKTIKIVANTQIGEITGPNVEFTLNVVDLPQDQIVAAANYITYNCIDETFLKLAEGDSFQSITSNFSVVTSYVYEVAYEGNNYPLTFAIDWESNNSDILAINGTTVTVTRPTLGDLQVDLKAKARFGSVVADGQKTFTLTVKKFLLGVDGGVPVTFNVTVPDYTPAGDNLYIAGDFKTNKLPYWDPAGIKLMKTGDKTYSITLYLPQGAVIEYKYTRGNWSKVEKNAYGQEIPNRVLIVTGPSMTKSDVIEAFADLGPTKQGGLPSINLVINLPQQTVIDTGDGGKVIKAEGGAISVANSKNAVLIDSRSVLNAIIKGENYSIAVKSSQQVYPVVNIEREAVETLKEKGVKRIEIKYPDTSVFVDIYKSVTSDIQVQAFQSSKEENKTAESLLLKNVDDYTTVKVIGMKEFKIIRGEELDTSSNTIYVFKFNSPVEEGVVPCIINNDNITPVKDYYTEDSYLVVKAKGSQKIAFAKVEKKFDDSDSLSHEVATLVSLGLVTGDNTNRINLDRHISRAELAALIGKAFDLYQRYYRNYFADVSKYEWYAPYAEALKEKGILDGYNNKFNPKGLVTREQLAKIAVNIAEQYISKEQQPKTIADFDKISLWAKEYVQKALAYEIMSVDDQGNFRPQDYATREEVFNTIYNLIVVKNKNLKDYITADLKPYGVEVTFKVKVPQNTPDDNIHIAGTFSAVGYSDWNPSDNNLKLSKNADGTYSITMYIPEGTTIEYKYVRGEWSKVEKGPNGEELSNRSVTIKKGADNKMFIEDTVSKWADK